The proteins below are encoded in one region of Sphingobacterium sp. R2:
- a CDS encoding ABC transporter permease, with amino-acid sequence MEIDFEFQKERKVGDFVQSFIDLFKLIYRHFVSTIFGLSAVPLAGIALVYYFLSTKITFSANSDSFEDIDALTWAGLLIVALIALGLYVYGISIEYFVLLKERKSIAFSGVDVLKNFRSNLGKYFMFLIAMVLALIVVFIPLAIVAAICAFIPFVGSFAIGILASMVGIWLFCSFLFYREGYSDLGSCFTDAYVMLSKKLIQYGIATYIVNFIFQMAVMMISIVPLVIMGLLSFNFLGIDAAFFDSSWGKLLMTLGGLFITLFTLFLYMSGVLANGIIYETAKDLKFGERIYGMIEEIGGKSE; translated from the coding sequence ATGGAAATAGACTTTGAATTTCAAAAAGAACGGAAGGTAGGGGACTTTGTGCAAAGTTTTATAGATCTTTTTAAATTGATCTATAGGCATTTTGTATCTACTATTTTTGGTTTATCTGCTGTTCCGCTAGCCGGGATTGCCTTGGTTTATTATTTTCTGTCTACAAAAATTACGTTCTCTGCTAATAGTGATTCTTTTGAAGACATCGATGCTCTTACTTGGGCCGGTTTACTTATTGTGGCGCTGATCGCCTTGGGACTGTACGTTTACGGTATTTCTATCGAATATTTTGTACTGCTTAAGGAGCGCAAGAGTATAGCATTTTCGGGTGTGGACGTACTGAAGAATTTTAGATCAAACCTTGGGAAATACTTTATGTTTTTGATTGCCATGGTCTTGGCGTTAATTGTCGTCTTTATTCCCTTGGCCATCGTAGCTGCGATTTGTGCATTTATCCCTTTTGTCGGAAGTTTTGCTATCGGAATATTGGCGTCCATGGTTGGTATTTGGTTGTTTTGCTCATTTTTATTCTATCGCGAAGGCTATTCGGATCTCGGAAGTTGTTTTACAGATGCCTATGTAATGCTAAGCAAAAAATTGATTCAGTATGGTATTGCTACCTATATCGTAAATTTTATTTTCCAAATGGCTGTGATGATGATTTCTATTGTACCATTGGTTATCATGGGGTTACTGTCATTCAACTTCCTCGGAATAGATGCTGCTTTTTTTGACTCATCCTGGGGAAAACTGCTGATGACATTGGGCGGTTTATTTATCACATTATTTACGTTGTTTCTTTATATGTCAGGAGTTTTGGCCAACGGTATTATTTATGAAACAGCAAAGGATCTCAAATT